One genomic region from Solwaraspora sp. WMMD792 encodes:
- the hflX gene encoding GTPase HflX → MEPTDDDTTVGDLELADRHALRRVAGLSTELADITEVEYRQLRLERVVLVGVWESGTVTDAENSLTELAALAETAGSQVLEGLIQRRDRPDPATYVGRGKVGELGDVVLASGADTVICDGELSPSQLRNLEQKVKVKVIDRTALILDIFAQHAKSKEGKAQVELAQLEYLLPRLRGWGETLSRQTGGSGRGGGAGGGVGLRGPGETKLETDRRRIRTRIARLRREIKGMRTVRETKRARRTRNAVPAVAIAGYTNAGKSSLLNRITGAGVLVEDALFATLDPTTRRAHAADGRVYTLSDTVGFVRHLPHQIVEAFRSTLEEVAEADLVVHVVDGAHPDPEEQVRAVREVLAEVGADRRPELLVVNKIDAASEEELLRLKRLWPDAVFVSARQARGIEDLRAAIEQRLPRPAIQVSVMLPYHRGDLVSRVHHRGEVLGTRHTAAGTLLQARVDEALAAELQPFLTPGE, encoded by the coding sequence ATCGAGCCGACGGACGACGACACCACCGTCGGCGACCTGGAGCTGGCCGACCGGCACGCGCTGCGCCGCGTCGCCGGGCTCTCCACCGAACTCGCCGACATCACCGAGGTCGAGTACCGCCAGCTGCGGCTGGAGCGCGTGGTGCTGGTGGGAGTGTGGGAGAGCGGGACGGTGACCGACGCGGAGAACTCGCTCACCGAGCTCGCCGCGCTCGCCGAGACCGCCGGGTCCCAGGTGCTGGAGGGCCTGATCCAGCGCCGCGACCGGCCCGACCCGGCCACCTACGTCGGCCGGGGCAAGGTCGGCGAACTCGGCGACGTGGTGCTCGCTTCCGGCGCGGACACGGTGATCTGTGACGGCGAGCTCTCCCCGTCGCAGCTGCGCAACCTGGAGCAGAAAGTCAAGGTCAAGGTCATCGACCGGACCGCACTGATCCTGGACATCTTCGCCCAGCATGCCAAGAGCAAAGAGGGCAAGGCCCAGGTCGAGCTGGCCCAGCTGGAGTACCTGCTGCCCCGGCTGCGCGGCTGGGGCGAAACGCTGTCCCGGCAGACCGGCGGCAGCGGCCGTGGCGGCGGCGCCGGCGGCGGCGTCGGCCTGCGTGGCCCCGGTGAGACCAAACTGGAAACCGACCGGCGCCGGATCCGCACCCGGATCGCCCGCCTGCGGCGGGAGATCAAAGGCATGCGGACGGTACGCGAGACCAAACGCGCCCGGCGCACCCGCAACGCGGTGCCGGCGGTGGCGATCGCCGGCTACACCAACGCCGGCAAGTCCAGCCTGCTGAACCGGATCACCGGTGCCGGGGTGCTGGTCGAGGACGCGCTGTTCGCCACTCTCGACCCGACCACCCGCCGGGCGCACGCCGCCGACGGCCGGGTCTACACCCTGTCGGACACCGTCGGCTTCGTTCGGCACCTGCCGCACCAGATCGTCGAGGCGTTCCGCTCCACCCTGGAGGAGGTCGCCGAGGCCGACCTGGTGGTGCACGTGGTCGACGGTGCCCATCCTGACCCCGAGGAACAGGTTCGCGCGGTCCGCGAGGTGCTCGCCGAGGTCGGCGCCGACCGCCGCCCCGAGTTGCTGGTCGTCAACAAGATCGACGCCGCCAGCGAGGAGGAGTTGCTGCGGCTCAAACGGCTCTGGCCCGACGCGGTCTTCGTCTCCGCCCGGCAGGCCCGGGGCATCGAGGACCTGCGCGCCGCGATCGAGCAGCGCCTGCCGCGACCGGCCATCCAGGTCAGCGTGATGCTGCCGTACCACCGGGGTGACCTGGTGTCCCGGGTGCACCACCGGGGTGAGGTCCTCGGTACCCGGCACACCGCCGCCGGTACGCTGCTGCAGGCACGCGTCGACGAGGCACTCGCCGCCGAACTCCAACCGTTCCTGACTCCGGGCGAGTGA
- the lexA gene encoding transcriptional repressor LexA — MRGRRGSRSGESRLRAVTPVVSAFPEPVNGELTARQRRILEFIRSWVDRHGYPPSVREIGEAVGLVSPSSVAYQLKELERKGFLRRDPNRPRAVDVRPPHDAADDEAERALRPAPAYVPMLGRIAAGGPILAEQAVEDVFPLPRELVGEGEVFMLQVKGDSMIDAAICDGDWVVVRQQPTADSGEIVAAMIDGEATVKTYRRRDGHVWLMPHNAAFDPIPGDEATIMGRVVAVLRRV; from the coding sequence ATACGTGGACGGCGGGGCAGCCGCTCCGGCGAGTCCCGGTTGCGCGCCGTGACGCCGGTGGTGAGCGCCTTCCCCGAGCCGGTCAACGGTGAGTTGACCGCCCGGCAGCGCCGGATCCTGGAATTCATCCGCAGCTGGGTGGACCGGCACGGCTACCCGCCGAGCGTGCGGGAGATCGGCGAGGCGGTCGGCCTGGTCTCCCCCTCCAGCGTCGCCTACCAGCTCAAGGAGCTTGAGCGCAAAGGCTTCCTCCGCCGGGATCCGAACCGCCCCCGGGCGGTCGACGTGCGTCCGCCGCACGACGCCGCCGACGACGAGGCCGAGCGGGCGCTGCGGCCGGCTCCGGCGTACGTGCCGATGCTGGGTCGGATCGCCGCCGGTGGGCCGATCCTGGCCGAGCAGGCGGTGGAGGACGTCTTCCCGCTGCCCCGCGAGCTGGTCGGCGAGGGTGAGGTGTTCATGCTGCAGGTCAAGGGCGATTCGATGATCGACGCGGCGATCTGCGACGGCGACTGGGTGGTGGTACGTCAGCAGCCGACCGCCGACTCCGGGGAGATCGTCGCCGCGATGATCGACGGCGAGGCAACGGTGAAGACCTACCGGCGGCGCGACGGGCACGTCTGGTTGATGCCGCACAACGCCGCGTTCGACCCGATCCCCGGTGACGAGGCCACCATCATGGGCCGGGTGGTAGCGGTGCTGCGTCGGGTCTGA
- the nrdR gene encoding transcriptional regulator NrdR, producing MRCPYCRHADSRVVDSREADDGQLIRRRRSCPECGKRFTTVEEAVLAVVKRSGVTEPFSRSKIMGGVRKACQGRPVDDDAIALLAQKVEETVRAKGAAEIPSHDVGLAILGPLRELDEVAYLRFASVYRSFDSLDDFEREIETLRAAAGAREAETSPAAAGAGPG from the coding sequence ATGCGCTGCCCGTACTGCCGGCACGCCGACTCGCGCGTGGTCGACTCGCGGGAAGCCGACGACGGCCAGCTCATCCGCCGCCGCCGGTCCTGCCCGGAGTGCGGCAAACGGTTCACCACCGTCGAGGAGGCGGTGCTCGCCGTGGTGAAACGCAGCGGCGTCACCGAGCCGTTCAGCCGTTCCAAGATCATGGGCGGGGTGCGCAAGGCCTGCCAGGGCCGACCGGTGGACGACGACGCGATCGCCCTGCTGGCCCAGAAGGTCGAGGAGACCGTCCGGGCCAAGGGCGCGGCCGAGATTCCCAGCCACGACGTCGGGCTGGCGATCCTCGGGCCGCTGCGCGAGCTGGACGAGGTGGCGTACCTGCGGTTCGCCAGCGTCTACCGGTCCTTCGATTCGCTGGACGACTTCGAACGCGAGATCGAGACGCTACGGGCCGCGGCCGGGGCACGGGAGGCCGAGACGAGCCCGGCGGCGGCCGGGGCCGGGCCCGGCTGA
- a CDS encoding vitamin B12-dependent ribonucleotide reductase → MEVYDIQTESGEYLSDNLRVHNCFILAVDDSMDSILDWYKEEGLIFKGGSGSGVNLSRIRSSKELLSSGGTASGPVSFMRGADASAGTIKSGGATRRAAKMVILDVDHPDIEEFVQTKAREEDKIRALRDAGFDMDLGGADIVSVQYQNANNSVRVSDEFMRAYEDGGNFDLRARLDGSVIDTVDAKKLFGTIAQAAWECADPGLQYDDTINDWHTCPESGRITASNPCFTGDTLVHTDKGLIRFDALVDRSRQGESFGVYTHDATNPDAPADQVVLTSPEAVMITGTNEITRLEFSNGMVLRCTPNHRIWTTNRGYVEAKDLTPDDQILPLNQPTPATAASWEFRMRADARVSPGDVVPTKWQRESRLPEKWTEDFAHLLGWLVGDGSVREGTPGVRGNGPGASWVYSQSDPEAIVQRHQTVLESIVGLRFDPVQMPNGTLQLRSNRTAVVDFLTGLGVSTARAVDKRLPSSVLEAPPEIQAAFLRGLFDADGCAAETANGTRYVGLGAVSIELLREAQRLLSGFGIGSRIYATRKAGDTTFRYTTNGGDEREYHGKQLYDLRISGENIGLFASRIGFDHQAKAQRVAGWLEQHRFYRTDQTARLVSREFDGFETTYNLSEPRNHSYIANGVVVRNCSEYLHLDNSSCNLASLNLMKFLRADGGFEVEKFVRSVEFVITAMDISICFADFPTQKIGETTRAYRQLGIGYANLGALLMASGLPYDSEAGRSYAAAITSVMTGTAYRRSAELAGVVGAYDGYARNAEGHKRVMRKHAAASDEIRPTGPTATALAREAARQWEMGNKIGEKNGWRNSQASVLAPTGTIGLMMDCDTTGVEPDLALVKFKKLVGGGSMQIVNQTVPRALRSLGYPEEQVEAIVEHIADHGHVVDAPSLRTEHYPVFDCAMGERSIAPMGHVRMMAAVQPFISGAISKTVNMPEAATVADVERIYFEGWKLGLKALAIYRDNCKVGQPLSAAKSDKAKETAAAEQAKVIEKVVEKVVEYRPVRKRLPKKRPSETVSFSVGGAEGYLTASSYPDDGLGEVFLKMSKQGSTLAGVMDAFSVAISIGLQYGVPLETFVAKFTNMRFEPAGMTDDPDVRMAASVMDYIFRRLALDFLPYDRRAELGIFTAAERTAQMRAEAEAENAASELSEMAVSAPVEPKHPEAKAPSSADSGSGTAIEPAAASTPAPASVHSSTELLEAVIGKAADAPLCFTCGTKMRPAGSCYVCEGCGSTSGCS, encoded by the coding sequence ATGGAGGTCTACGACATCCAGACCGAGTCGGGGGAGTACCTCTCCGACAACCTGCGAGTGCACAACTGCTTCATCCTCGCCGTCGACGATTCGATGGATTCCATCCTCGATTGGTACAAAGAGGAAGGGTTGATCTTCAAGGGTGGTTCCGGGTCCGGGGTGAACCTGTCCCGGATCCGCTCCTCCAAGGAACTGCTGTCCAGCGGCGGCACCGCCTCCGGCCCGGTCAGCTTCATGCGCGGCGCCGACGCCTCGGCCGGCACCATCAAGTCCGGCGGCGCCACCCGCCGGGCCGCCAAGATGGTCATCCTCGACGTCGACCACCCCGACATCGAGGAGTTCGTGCAGACCAAGGCCCGCGAGGAGGACAAGATCCGGGCGTTGCGCGACGCCGGGTTCGACATGGACCTCGGCGGTGCCGACATCGTCAGCGTCCAGTACCAGAACGCCAACAACTCGGTCCGGGTCTCCGACGAGTTCATGCGGGCGTACGAGGACGGCGGCAACTTCGACCTGCGGGCCCGGCTCGACGGCTCGGTGATCGACACCGTCGACGCCAAGAAGCTGTTCGGCACCATCGCGCAGGCCGCCTGGGAATGCGCCGACCCCGGTCTGCAGTACGACGACACGATCAACGACTGGCACACCTGCCCGGAGAGCGGACGCATCACCGCGTCCAACCCCTGCTTCACCGGCGACACCCTGGTCCACACCGACAAGGGGCTGATCCGGTTCGACGCCCTAGTGGACCGGAGCCGCCAGGGCGAGTCGTTCGGCGTCTACACCCACGACGCCACCAACCCGGATGCGCCCGCTGACCAGGTCGTGCTGACCAGCCCCGAAGCGGTCATGATCACCGGGACGAACGAGATCACCCGGCTCGAGTTCAGCAACGGCATGGTGCTGCGCTGCACCCCGAACCACCGGATCTGGACCACCAACCGGGGGTACGTCGAGGCCAAGGACCTCACCCCGGACGACCAGATCCTGCCGCTCAACCAGCCCACCCCGGCGACCGCCGCGTCCTGGGAGTTCCGCATGCGCGCGGACGCCAGGGTGTCACCCGGCGACGTCGTGCCGACCAAGTGGCAACGCGAGTCCCGACTGCCGGAGAAGTGGACCGAGGACTTCGCCCACCTGCTCGGCTGGCTGGTCGGCGACGGCTCAGTCCGGGAAGGCACCCCGGGCGTACGCGGCAACGGACCCGGTGCCAGCTGGGTCTACAGCCAGTCCGACCCGGAGGCCATCGTCCAGCGGCACCAGACGGTGCTGGAAAGCATCGTCGGCCTGCGATTCGATCCGGTGCAGATGCCCAATGGCACCCTGCAACTGCGCAGCAACCGTACTGCCGTCGTCGACTTCCTGACCGGACTCGGCGTGAGCACCGCCCGCGCCGTGGACAAGCGGCTGCCGTCGTCGGTGCTGGAGGCGCCGCCCGAGATCCAGGCCGCCTTCCTACGCGGGCTGTTCGACGCGGACGGCTGCGCCGCCGAAACCGCCAACGGCACCCGTTACGTCGGGCTCGGCGCGGTCTCGATCGAACTGCTCCGCGAGGCGCAGCGTCTGCTGAGCGGGTTCGGCATCGGCAGCCGGATCTACGCCACCCGCAAGGCCGGTGACACCACCTTCCGGTACACCACGAACGGTGGCGACGAGCGCGAGTACCACGGCAAGCAGCTCTACGACCTGCGGATCAGCGGGGAGAACATCGGCCTGTTCGCCAGCCGGATCGGGTTCGACCACCAGGCCAAGGCCCAGCGGGTGGCCGGTTGGCTCGAACAGCACCGGTTCTACCGGACGGATCAGACGGCGAGGTTGGTCAGCCGCGAGTTCGACGGTTTCGAGACCACCTACAACCTGTCCGAGCCGCGCAACCACTCGTACATCGCCAACGGCGTGGTCGTCCGGAACTGCTCGGAATACCTGCACCTTGACAATTCGTCGTGCAATCTGGCGTCGCTTAATCTGATGAAATTCCTGCGGGCCGACGGCGGCTTCGAGGTGGAGAAGTTCGTCCGCTCCGTCGAGTTCGTCATCACCGCGATGGACATCTCCATCTGCTTCGCCGACTTCCCGACGCAGAAGATCGGCGAGACCACCCGGGCGTACCGGCAGCTCGGCATCGGCTACGCCAACCTCGGTGCGCTGCTGATGGCCTCCGGCCTGCCGTACGACTCGGAAGCCGGCCGGTCCTACGCCGCCGCCATCACCTCGGTGATGACCGGTACGGCGTACCGCCGCTCGGCTGAGCTGGCCGGTGTGGTCGGCGCCTACGACGGCTACGCCCGCAACGCCGAGGGCCACAAGCGGGTGATGCGCAAGCACGCCGCCGCCAGTGACGAGATCCGTCCGACCGGCCCGACCGCCACCGCCCTGGCCCGCGAAGCCGCCCGGCAATGGGAAATGGGCAACAAAATTGGCGAGAAAAACGGCTGGCGCAATTCTCAGGCAAGTGTATTGGCGCCCACTGGGACAATAGGCTTGATGATGGATTGCGATACCACCGGCGTCGAGCCGGATTTGGCGCTGGTCAAATTCAAGAAACTGGTCGGCGGCGGCTCGATGCAGATCGTCAACCAGACGGTGCCGCGCGCGCTGCGCAGCCTCGGCTACCCGGAGGAGCAGGTCGAGGCAATCGTCGAGCACATCGCCGACCACGGTCACGTGGTCGACGCGCCGAGCCTGCGCACCGAGCACTACCCGGTGTTCGACTGTGCGATGGGGGAGCGGTCGATCGCGCCGATGGGGCACGTGCGGATGATGGCGGCGGTGCAGCCGTTCATCTCCGGGGCGATCTCCAAGACGGTCAACATGCCGGAGGCGGCGACCGTCGCCGACGTCGAGCGGATCTACTTCGAGGGCTGGAAGCTGGGCCTCAAGGCGCTGGCGATCTACCGGGACAACTGCAAGGTGGGCCAGCCGCTGTCGGCGGCCAAGTCGGACAAGGCCAAGGAGACCGCCGCCGCCGAGCAGGCCAAGGTGATCGAGAAGGTCGTCGAAAAGGTCGTCGAGTACCGCCCGGTGCGCAAGCGGCTGCCGAAGAAGCGCCCGTCGGAGACGGTGTCGTTCTCAGTCGGCGGTGCCGAGGGCTACCTGACCGCCTCGTCGTACCCGGACGACGGCCTCGGCGAGGTCTTCCTCAAGATGTCGAAGCAGGGCTCGACGCTCGCCGGGGTGATGGACGCCTTCTCGGTGGCGATCTCGATCGGCCTGCAGTACGGCGTACCGCTGGAGACGTTCGTCGCGAAGTTCACCAACATGCGCTTCGAGCCGGCCGGCATGACCGACGACCCGGACGTGCGGATGGCCGCGTCGGTGATGGACTACATCTTCCGTCGCCTGGCGTTGGACTTCCTGCCGTACGACCGGCGGGCCGAGCTGGGCATCTTCACCGCCGCCGAGCGGACCGCGCAGATGCGGGCCGAGGCGGAGGCGGAGAACGCGGCGTCGGAGCTGTCGGAGATGGCGGTGTCCGCGCCGGTCGAGCCGAAGCATCCGGAGGCGAAGGCACCGTCGTCGGCCGACTCCGGCAGCGGTACGGCGATCGAGCCGGCCGCCGCGAGTACGCCGGCTCCGGCGTCGGTGCACTCGTCGACGGAGCTGCTGGAGGCGGTGATCGGCAAGGCGGCCGACGCGCCGCTCTGCTTCACCTGCGGCACGAAGATGCGCCCGGCCGGCAGCTGCTACGTCTGTGAGGGCTGCGGTTCCACCTCCGGCTGCAGCTGA
- a CDS encoding DUF2332 domain-containing protein, with product MGTADVYVDFARRQARGVSPSYERLAYAVARDDDLLALLDSLPPPTRQPNLLFGVVRLLGGPVDDPAAFHDFTVARWPAVEAQMRRRLTQTNEAGRCAVLLPVLAALPQPLALLEVGASAGLCLYPDRYAYRYDGGPTVGDGEPLLDCATAGLTPPRTRPEVVWRAGLDLSPLDVTDAADVAWLDALIWPEQEHRRARLAAAAAVAAADPPLLVRGDLVDDLPALAASAPSEATLVVFHTAVLYHVPAPRRSVLVDLVRGLPGHWVANEGPDILRHDALPPPPDDTLHNVLALDGRPLAWTRPHGQGMTWFG from the coding sequence GTGGGGACCGCTGACGTGTACGTCGACTTCGCCCGCCGGCAGGCACGCGGGGTGTCGCCCAGCTACGAGCGGCTGGCGTACGCGGTCGCCCGCGACGACGATCTCCTCGCTCTGCTGGACTCGTTGCCGCCACCGACCCGGCAGCCGAATCTGCTGTTCGGCGTGGTCCGGCTGCTCGGCGGGCCGGTCGACGACCCGGCCGCGTTCCACGACTTCACGGTGGCGCGCTGGCCGGCGGTCGAGGCGCAGATGCGTCGCCGGCTCACCCAGACCAACGAGGCCGGGCGGTGCGCCGTACTGCTGCCGGTGCTGGCGGCGTTGCCGCAGCCGCTGGCGCTTCTCGAAGTCGGCGCGTCGGCGGGCCTGTGTCTCTACCCGGACCGGTACGCCTACCGCTACGACGGCGGGCCGACCGTGGGGGACGGTGAGCCGCTGCTCGACTGCGCGACGGCCGGGCTGACGCCGCCGCGTACCCGGCCGGAGGTGGTGTGGCGGGCCGGGCTGGACCTGAGCCCGCTGGACGTCACCGACGCCGCCGATGTCGCCTGGCTGGACGCGTTGATCTGGCCGGAGCAGGAGCATCGGCGGGCCCGGCTGGCGGCCGCGGCGGCGGTGGCGGCGGCCGATCCGCCGCTGCTGGTCCGGGGCGACCTGGTCGACGACCTGCCGGCGCTGGCCGCGTCGGCACCGTCGGAGGCGACGCTGGTGGTGTTCCACACCGCCGTGCTCTACCACGTGCCGGCTCCGCGCCGGTCGGTCCTCGTCGACCTGGTACGCGGCCTGCCCGGCCACTGGGTGGCGAACGAGGGGCCGGACATCCTGCGCCACGACGCGTTGCCGCCGCCACCGGACGACACGTTGCACAACGTGCTTGCCCTGGACGGCCGGCCACTGGCCTGGACCCGACCACACGGCCAGGGGATGACCTGGTTTGGCTGA
- a CDS encoding MFS transporter, with protein sequence MPVPLWRNRDFLLLWSGQVVSTLGTRISGLAYPLLVLAVTGSPAQAGLVAAAQATPFLIWFLPAGALVDRWPRKRIMLAADAGRAVALASVAVAVALGRITIGHLIVVAFVEGTLYVFFLLAETAALPHVVPKPQLPTAIAQNQARDQGADLAGQPLGGLLFGLGHAVPFAADAVSYLIGLALVAPIRRNLEEKRAAQRRHLLAEISEGVRWLWRQHLLRALVAIASAGNLAFSALSLAVIVRATDLGASPTGVGVLLGLFGVGAIAGALVAPPVQRLVAPNVIMIGALWWWVAQMAALALAPTVFALGAVYTVGALMGPIFNTTNAAYRYALTPDRLQGRVNGASRMIGWGARPVGALIGGICLEALGAVPTFAALATWLAIVATASTTSRQIRQAPRPETLTEQP encoded by the coding sequence GTGCCGGTCCCGCTCTGGCGAAACCGTGACTTCCTCCTACTGTGGAGCGGCCAGGTCGTATCGACGCTCGGCACCCGGATCAGCGGCCTCGCGTACCCGCTGCTCGTGCTGGCCGTCACCGGCTCACCGGCGCAGGCCGGCCTGGTGGCGGCCGCACAGGCCACCCCGTTCCTGATCTGGTTCCTGCCGGCGGGTGCCCTGGTCGACCGCTGGCCCCGCAAGCGGATCATGCTCGCCGCCGACGCCGGCCGGGCGGTGGCCCTGGCGTCGGTCGCGGTGGCCGTCGCGCTCGGACGGATCACGATCGGTCACCTCATCGTCGTGGCCTTCGTCGAGGGGACGCTGTACGTCTTCTTCCTGCTCGCCGAGACCGCCGCCCTGCCGCATGTGGTGCCGAAACCCCAACTGCCGACGGCGATCGCCCAGAACCAGGCCCGCGACCAGGGTGCCGACCTGGCCGGCCAGCCGTTGGGCGGGCTGCTGTTCGGGCTGGGCCACGCGGTGCCGTTCGCCGCCGACGCCGTGTCGTACCTGATCGGCCTGGCCCTGGTCGCCCCGATCCGGCGAAACCTGGAGGAGAAGCGGGCAGCGCAGCGCCGTCACCTGCTGGCGGAGATCTCCGAAGGCGTCCGCTGGCTGTGGCGTCAGCATCTCCTGCGCGCCCTCGTGGCGATCGCGTCGGCCGGCAACCTGGCCTTCAGCGCCCTCAGCCTGGCCGTCATCGTGCGCGCCACCGACCTCGGCGCATCCCCGACCGGCGTCGGTGTGCTGCTCGGCCTCTTCGGCGTGGGCGCGATCGCCGGTGCCCTGGTCGCCCCGCCGGTGCAGCGCCTCGTCGCCCCGAACGTGATCATGATCGGCGCGCTGTGGTGGTGGGTCGCGCAGATGGCGGCGTTGGCCCTGGCCCCGACCGTGTTCGCGCTGGGCGCGGTATACACCGTCGGCGCGCTGATGGGCCCGATCTTCAACACCACCAACGCCGCCTACCGCTACGCCCTGACCCCCGACCGCCTCCAGGGCCGGGTCAACGGCGCCTCCCGGATGATCGGCTGGGGCGCCCGCCCCGTTGGCGCCCTCATCGGCGGCATCTGCCTGGAAGCATTGGGTGCGGTGCCGACCTTCGCCGCCCTGGCGACGTGGCTCGCCATCGTCGCGACGGCATCGACGACGAGCCGGCAGATCAGGCAGGCCCCGAGACCGGAAACGCTTACCGAACAGCCCTGA
- a CDS encoding type II toxin-antitoxin system PemK/MazF family toxin yields the protein MKRGQIWTLLRGGSQHRVLVISNDEYNAVEELAVWALVVVRDVPHPNQLAVRLGDGDPLSGAFVRIHSVVQILDRSALRDNHGFVSPATMLAVEDAVREFLELP from the coding sequence GTGAAACGCGGACAGATCTGGACACTTCTGCGCGGCGGCAGCCAGCACCGCGTACTGGTCATCAGCAACGACGAGTACAACGCCGTCGAGGAGCTGGCGGTCTGGGCACTCGTCGTCGTGCGCGACGTGCCACACCCCAACCAACTGGCGGTACGCCTGGGCGACGGCGACCCGCTCAGCGGCGCGTTCGTCCGGATCCACAGTGTCGTACAGATCCTCGACCGCAGCGCGTTGCGCGACAACCACGGGTTCGTCTCGCCCGCCACGATGCTCGCCGTGGAGGACGCGGTGCGGGAGTTCCTGGAGCTGCCCTGA
- a CDS encoding helix-turn-helix domain-containing protein, with product MPYVLDTTDVPPPDRIEAVYLAMMYASAPCHVIHEEPDGDIHCRMELWDLGGANIFISRSSGIRLLRTAKQAKQDAMPVVALSVQRQAHGHLEQHRHLQVVPPGELLAVDLSGPYDYSWSGDGAAGCIQIPSDQLGLPIDIIRQAIHRLRASPLYDMVTDHIANLVRDPARITTDPAAASVTTASIELARALLASAAHTDRLTSQVLAETLLTRVRTYVRQHLADPDLTPSRIAAAHNVSLRHLYKVCAQADISLEQWIISERLQNAWHDLRRPENRHRPVAVIAHRWGFRDPTHFTRRFKARYGISPGEWRRSAEETAPP from the coding sequence ATGCCGTACGTTCTCGACACCACGGATGTTCCGCCCCCGGACCGCATCGAAGCCGTCTACCTGGCGATGATGTACGCCTCGGCACCGTGCCACGTCATCCACGAGGAACCCGATGGCGACATCCACTGCCGGATGGAGCTGTGGGATCTTGGCGGCGCCAACATCTTCATCAGCCGATCCTCCGGGATCCGACTGCTTCGTACCGCCAAACAGGCCAAGCAGGACGCGATGCCGGTAGTCGCGCTGTCCGTCCAGCGGCAGGCCCACGGCCACCTCGAACAGCACCGTCATCTGCAGGTCGTGCCGCCGGGCGAGCTGCTGGCCGTCGACCTGTCCGGCCCGTACGACTACTCGTGGTCCGGCGACGGCGCGGCCGGCTGCATCCAGATTCCCAGCGACCAGCTCGGCCTGCCGATCGACATCATCCGGCAGGCCATCCACCGGCTGCGGGCCAGCCCGCTGTACGACATGGTCACCGATCACATCGCGAACCTCGTCCGGGATCCGGCTCGGATCACGACGGACCCGGCGGCGGCGTCGGTCACCACGGCAAGCATCGAGCTGGCCCGGGCACTGCTGGCGTCGGCCGCCCACACCGATCGGCTGACCAGCCAGGTGCTCGCCGAAACGCTGCTCACCCGCGTCCGCACGTACGTCCGGCAGCACCTGGCCGACCCGGACCTCACGCCCAGCCGCATCGCCGCCGCGCACAACGTCTCGCTGCGACACCTGTACAAGGTGTGCGCGCAGGCCGACATCAGCCTCGAACAGTGGATCATCAGCGAACGGCTGCAGAACGCGTGGCACGACCTGCGCCGGCCGGAGAACCGGCACCGACCGGTCGCGGTGATCGCCCACCGCTGGGGGTTCCGGGACCCGACCCACTTCACCCGCCGGTTCAAGGCACGCTACGGCATCTCGCCGGGGGAGTGGCGGCGCTCCGCCGAGGAGACGGCCCCGCCCTGA
- a CDS encoding helix-turn-helix domain-containing protein, with translation MRSAMLVLDTRSLPAAERAEAFQATVSTNCSASMATFEDSSAIHAKMTVSDFATAKVFNIDASGTTLRRTPAISRSSTETSIVLALPMRSDNHLSWAREERLYGPRDLMLVDLSLPYVYGWKGGGASYALHVDVDQLGLPRDMIHAAAREPRRSPLYDLVRDHVARVTAQAEQLAGGPGAAELGAASAELMRALVVSAAGDGRQLRDTMQSSMQARVQAFVRNNLRDPDLTPARIAAANAISLRALYKLYEAMGQSLERSIIEQRLQGARTDLTASHRRYTSIAAVARAWGFANPSFFSTKFRETFGVTPRQLVAAASTADRRAPVPVRGDDRPG, from the coding sequence ATGAGGAGTGCCATGCTCGTTCTCGACACGCGGTCACTGCCGGCCGCCGAACGCGCCGAGGCGTTCCAGGCCACGGTGAGCACGAACTGTTCCGCGAGCATGGCGACGTTCGAGGACTCGTCCGCGATCCACGCGAAGATGACGGTCTCCGACTTCGCCACCGCGAAGGTCTTCAACATCGACGCGTCGGGCACCACGCTGCGCCGCACCCCGGCGATATCCCGGTCCAGCACCGAGACGTCGATCGTGCTGGCCCTGCCGATGCGCTCCGACAACCACCTGAGCTGGGCCCGCGAGGAACGGCTGTACGGCCCCCGTGACCTCATGCTGGTCGACCTGTCCCTGCCGTACGTCTACGGCTGGAAGGGCGGGGGTGCCTCGTACGCCCTGCACGTCGACGTCGACCAGCTCGGCCTGCCCCGCGACATGATCCACGCCGCCGCCCGTGAACCGCGCCGCAGCCCGCTCTACGACCTGGTCCGCGACCACGTCGCCCGGGTGACCGCGCAGGCCGAGCAGCTGGCCGGCGGCCCCGGCGCGGCCGAGCTCGGGGCAGCGTCCGCCGAGCTGATGCGGGCACTGGTGGTCTCGGCGGCCGGCGACGGCCGGCAGCTCAGGGACACGATGCAGTCGTCGATGCAGGCCCGGGTCCAGGCGTTCGTCCGTAACAACCTGCGGGACCCCGACCTGACCCCGGCCCGGATCGCGGCGGCCAACGCCATCTCGCTGCGCGCCCTGTACAAGCTGTACGAAGCGATGGGGCAGAGCCTGGAACGGTCGATCATCGAGCAGCGCCTGCAGGGTGCCCGGACCGATCTGACCGCGTCGCACCGCCGGTACACCTCGATCGCCGCCGTCGCCCGTGCCTGGGGTTTCGCCAACCCGAGCTTCTTCTCCACCAAGTTCCGCGAAACCTTCGGCGTGACACCCCGGCAGCTCGTGGCGGCGGCGTCCACAGCGGATCGGCGCGCCCCGGTGCCCGTGCGCGGCGACGACCGGCCCGGCTGA